The following proteins are co-located in the Escherichia fergusonii ATCC 35469 genome:
- the sucA gene encoding 2-oxoglutarate dehydrogenase E1 component, producing the protein MQNSALKAWLDSSYLSGANQSWIEQLYEDFLTDPDSVDANWRSTFQQLPGTGVKPDQFHSQTREYFRRLAKDASRYSSTISDPDTNVKQVKVLQLINAYRFRGHQHANLDPLGLWQQEKVADLDPSFHDLTEADFQETFNVGSFASGKETMKLGELLEALKQTYCGPIGAEYMHITSTEEKRWIQQRIESGRATFNSEEKKRFLSELTAAEGLERYLGAKFPGAKRFSLEGGDALIPMLKEMIRHAGNSGTREVVLGMAHRGRLNVLVNVLGKKPQDLFDEFAGKHKEHLGTGDVKYHMGFSSDFQTDGGLVHLALAFNPSHLEIVSPVVIGSVRARLDRLDEPSSNKVLPITIHGDAAVTGQGVVQETLNMSKARGYEVGGTVRIVINNQVGFTTSNPLDARSTPYCTDIGKMVQAPIFHVNADDPEAVAFVTRLALDFRNTFKRDVFIDLVCYRRHGHNEADEPSATQPLMYQKIKKHPTPRKIYADKLEQEKVATLEDATEMVNLYRDALDAGDCVVAEWRPMNMHSFTWSPYLNHEWDEEYPNKVEMKRLQELAKRISTVPEAVEMQSRVAKIYGDRQAMAAGEKLFDWGGAENLAYATLVDEGIPVRLSGEDSGRGTFFHRHAVIHNQSNGSTYTPLQHIHNGQGAFRVWDSVLSEEAVLAFEYGYATAEPRTLTIWEAQFGDFANGAQVVIDQFISSGEQKWGRMCGLVMLLPHGYEGQGPEHSSARLERYLQLCAEQNMQVCVPSTPAQVYHMLRRQALRGMRRPLVVMSPKSLLRHPLAVSSLEELANGTFLPAIGEIDELDPKGVKRVVMCSGKVYYDLLEQRRKNNQHDVAIVRIEQLYPFPHKAMQEVLQQFAHVKDFVWCQEEPLNQGAWYCSQHHFREVIPFGASLRYAGRPASASPAVGYMSVHQKQQQDLVNDALNVE; encoded by the coding sequence ATGCAGAACAGCGCTTTGAAAGCCTGGTTGGACTCTTCTTACCTCTCTGGCGCAAACCAGAGCTGGATAGAACAGCTCTATGAAGACTTCTTAACCGATCCTGACTCGGTTGACGCTAACTGGCGTTCGACGTTCCAGCAGTTACCTGGTACGGGAGTCAAACCGGATCAATTCCACTCTCAAACGCGTGAATATTTCCGCCGCCTGGCGAAAGACGCTTCACGTTACTCTTCAACGATCTCCGACCCTGACACCAATGTGAAGCAGGTTAAAGTCCTGCAGCTCATTAACGCATACCGCTTCCGCGGTCACCAGCATGCGAATCTCGATCCGCTGGGGCTGTGGCAGCAAGAGAAAGTGGCCGATCTGGATCCGTCTTTCCACGATCTGACCGAAGCAGACTTCCAGGAGACCTTCAACGTCGGTTCATTTGCCAGCGGCAAAGAAACCATGAAACTCGGCGAGCTGCTGGAAGCCCTCAAGCAAACCTACTGCGGCCCGATTGGTGCCGAGTACATGCACATTACCAGCACCGAAGAAAAACGCTGGATCCAACAGCGTATCGAGTCTGGTCGCGCGACTTTCAATAGCGAAGAGAAAAAACGCTTCTTAAGCGAACTGACCGCCGCTGAAGGCCTTGAACGTTACCTCGGCGCAAAATTCCCTGGCGCAAAACGCTTCTCGCTGGAAGGCGGTGACGCGTTAATCCCGATGCTTAAAGAGATGATCCGCCATGCTGGCAACAGCGGCACCCGTGAAGTGGTTCTTGGGATGGCGCACCGTGGTCGTCTGAACGTGCTGGTTAACGTGCTGGGTAAAAAACCGCAAGACTTGTTCGACGAATTTGCCGGCAAACATAAAGAACACCTCGGCACGGGCGACGTGAAATACCACATGGGCTTCTCGTCTGACTTCCAGACCGATGGCGGCCTGGTTCACCTGGCGCTGGCGTTTAACCCGTCTCACCTTGAGATTGTAAGCCCGGTAGTTATCGGTTCTGTTCGTGCCCGTCTGGACAGACTCGACGAGCCGAGCAGCAACAAAGTGCTGCCAATCACCATCCACGGTGACGCCGCAGTGACCGGGCAGGGCGTGGTTCAGGAAACCCTGAACATGTCGAAAGCGCGTGGTTATGAAGTTGGCGGTACGGTACGTATCGTTATCAACAACCAGGTTGGCTTCACCACCTCTAACCCGCTGGATGCCCGTTCTACGCCGTACTGTACTGATATCGGCAAGATGGTACAGGCACCGATTTTCCACGTTAATGCGGATGATCCGGAAGCCGTTGCCTTTGTGACCCGTCTGGCGCTCGATTTCCGTAACACCTTTAAACGTGATGTCTTCATCGACCTGGTGTGCTACCGCCGTCACGGCCACAACGAAGCCGACGAGCCGAGTGCAACTCAGCCGCTGATGTATCAGAAAATCAAAAAACATCCGACGCCGCGCAAAATCTACGCTGACAAGCTGGAGCAGGAAAAAGTCGCGACGCTGGAAGATGCCACCGAGATGGTTAACCTGTACCGCGATGCGCTGGATGCTGGCGATTGCGTGGTAGCAGAGTGGCGTCCGATGAACATGCACTCTTTCACCTGGTCGCCGTACCTCAACCACGAATGGGACGAAGAGTACCCGAACAAAGTTGAGATGAAGCGCCTGCAGGAACTGGCTAAACGTATCAGTACGGTGCCGGAAGCGGTTGAAATGCAGTCTCGCGTTGCCAAAATTTATGGCGATCGCCAGGCAATGGCTGCCGGTGAGAAACTGTTCGACTGGGGCGGCGCGGAAAACCTCGCTTACGCCACTCTGGTTGATGAAGGCATTCCGGTCCGCCTGTCGGGTGAAGACTCCGGTCGCGGTACCTTCTTCCATCGTCATGCGGTGATCCACAACCAGTCCAACGGTTCTACTTACACGCCGCTGCAACATATCCATAATGGTCAGGGCGCGTTCCGCGTCTGGGACTCCGTACTGTCTGAAGAAGCAGTGCTGGCGTTTGAATACGGTTATGCCACCGCAGAGCCGCGCACGCTGACTATCTGGGAAGCGCAGTTTGGTGACTTCGCTAACGGTGCGCAGGTGGTTATCGACCAGTTCATCTCCTCTGGCGAACAGAAATGGGGTCGGATGTGTGGCCTGGTGATGTTGCTGCCGCACGGTTACGAAGGGCAGGGGCCGGAGCACTCCTCCGCGCGTCTGGAACGTTATCTGCAACTTTGCGCTGAGCAAAACATGCAGGTGTGCGTACCGTCTACCCCGGCACAGGTTTACCACATGCTGCGTCGTCAGGCGCTGCGCGGGATGCGCCGTCCGCTGGTGGTGATGTCGCCGAAATCCCTGCTGCGTCATCCGCTGGCGGTTTCCAGCCTCGAAGAACTGGCGAACGGCACCTTCCTGCCAGCCATTGGCGAAATCGACGAGCTTGATCCGAAGGGCGTGAAGCGCGTAGTGATGTGTTCTGGTAAGGTTTATTACGACCTGCTGGAACAACGCCGTAAGAACAATCAACACGATGTCGCCATCGTCCGTATCGAGCAACTCTATCCGTTCCCGCATAAAGCGATGCAGGAAGTGTTGCAGCAGTTTGCTCACGTCAAGGATTTTGTCTGGTGCCAGGAAGAGCCGCTCAACCAGGGCGCATGGTACTGCAGCCAGCATCATTTCCGTGAAGTGATTCCGTTTGGGGCTTCTCTGCGTTATGCAGGCCGCCCGGCCTCCGCCTCTCCGGCGGTAGGGTATATGTCCGTTCACCAGAAACAGCAACAAGATCTGGTTAATGACGCGCTGAACGTCGAATAA
- the sdhB gene encoding succinate dehydrogenase iron-sulfur subunit SdhB yields MRLEFSIYRYNPDVDDAPRMQDYTLEAEEGRDMMLLDALIQLKEKDPSLSFRRSCREGVCGSDGLNMNGKNGLACITPISALNQPGKKIVIRPLPGLPVIRDLVVDMGQFYAQYEKIKPYLLNNGQNPPAREHLQMPEQREKLDGLYECILCACCSTSCPSFWWNPDKFIGPAGLLAAYRFLIDSRDTETDSRLDGLSDAFSVFRCHSIMNCVSVCPKGLNPTRAIGHIKSMLLQRNA; encoded by the coding sequence ATGAGACTCGAGTTTTCAATTTATCGCTATAACCCGGATGTTGATGATGCTCCGCGTATGCAGGATTACACCCTGGAAGCGGAAGAAGGTCGCGACATGATGCTGCTGGATGCGCTTATCCAGTTGAAAGAGAAAGATCCCAGCCTGTCGTTCCGTCGTTCCTGCCGTGAAGGTGTGTGCGGTTCCGACGGTCTGAACATGAACGGTAAGAATGGTCTGGCCTGTATTACCCCGATTTCGGCACTCAACCAGCCGGGCAAGAAGATTGTGATTCGCCCGCTGCCAGGTTTACCGGTGATCCGCGATTTGGTGGTAGACATGGGACAATTCTATGCGCAATATGAGAAAATTAAGCCTTACCTGTTGAATAATGGACAAAATCCGCCAGCTCGCGAGCATTTACAGATGCCAGAGCAGCGCGAAAAACTCGACGGGCTGTATGAATGCATTCTCTGCGCATGTTGTTCAACCTCTTGTCCGTCTTTCTGGTGGAATCCCGATAAGTTTATCGGCCCGGCAGGCTTGTTAGCGGCATATCGTTTCCTGATCGATAGCCGTGATACCGAGACTGACAGCCGCCTCGACGGTTTGAGCGATGCATTCAGTGTATTCCGCTGTCACAGCATCATGAACTGCGTCAGTGTATGTCCGAAAGGGCTGAACCCGACGCGCGCTATCGGCCATATCAAGTCGATGTTGTTGCAACGTAATGCATAA
- the sdhA gene encoding succinate dehydrogenase flavoprotein subunit: MKLPVREFDAVVIGAGGAGMRAALQISQSGQTCALLSKVFPTRSHTVSAQGGITVALGNTHEDNWEWHMYDTVKGSDYIGDQDAIEYMCKTGPEAILELEHMGLPFSRLDDGRIYQRPFGGQSKNFGGEQAARTAAAADRTGHALLHTLYQQNLKNHTTIFSEWYALDLVKNQDGAVVGCTALCIETGEVVYFKARATVLATGGAGRIYQSTTNAHINTGDGVGMAIRAGVPVQDMEMWQFHPTGIAGAGVLVTEGCRGEGGYLLNKHGERFMERYAPNAKDLAGRDVVARSIMIEIREGRGCDGPWGPHAKLKLDHLGKEVLESRLPGILELSRTFAHVDPVKEPIPVIPTCHYMMGGIPTKVTGQALTVNEKGEDVVVPGLFAVGEIACVSVHGANRLGGNSLLDLVVFGRAAGLHLQESIAEQGALRDASESDVEASLERLNRWNNNRNGEDPVAIRKALQECMQHNFSVFREGDAMAKGLEQLKVIRERLKNARLDDTSSEFNTQRVECLELDNLMETAYATAVSANFRTESRGAHSRFDFPDRDDENWLCHSLYLPESESMTRRSVNMEPKLRPAFPPKIRTY; this comes from the coding sequence ATGAAATTGCCAGTCAGAGAATTTGATGCAGTTGTGATTGGTGCCGGTGGCGCAGGTATGCGCGCGGCGCTGCAAATTTCCCAGAGCGGCCAAACCTGTGCGCTGCTCTCCAAAGTCTTCCCGACCCGTTCCCATACCGTTTCTGCGCAAGGCGGCATTACTGTTGCGCTGGGTAATACCCATGAAGATAACTGGGAATGGCATATGTACGACACCGTAAAAGGTTCGGACTATATCGGTGACCAGGACGCGATTGAATATATGTGTAAAACCGGGCCGGAAGCGATTCTGGAACTGGAACACATGGGCCTGCCGTTCTCGCGCCTTGATGATGGTCGTATCTATCAACGTCCGTTTGGTGGCCAGTCGAAAAACTTCGGCGGCGAGCAGGCGGCACGTACTGCTGCGGCAGCTGACCGTACCGGTCACGCACTGTTGCACACGCTTTATCAGCAGAACCTGAAAAACCACACCACCATTTTCTCCGAGTGGTATGCGCTGGATCTGGTGAAGAACCAGGATGGCGCGGTAGTTGGTTGTACCGCACTGTGCATCGAAACCGGTGAAGTGGTTTACTTCAAAGCCCGTGCGACTGTGCTGGCAACCGGCGGGGCAGGGCGTATTTATCAGTCCACCACCAACGCGCACATTAACACCGGCGACGGCGTCGGCATGGCTATCCGTGCAGGTGTACCTGTGCAGGATATGGAAATGTGGCAGTTCCACCCGACCGGTATAGCAGGTGCGGGCGTACTGGTCACCGAAGGTTGCCGTGGTGAAGGCGGTTATCTGCTGAACAAACATGGCGAACGCTTTATGGAGCGTTATGCGCCGAACGCCAAAGACCTGGCGGGCCGTGACGTGGTGGCGCGTTCCATCATGATCGAAATCCGTGAAGGTCGCGGCTGTGATGGTCCGTGGGGGCCACATGCAAAACTGAAACTCGATCACCTGGGTAAAGAAGTTCTCGAATCCCGTCTGCCGGGTATCCTTGAACTCTCCCGTACCTTCGCACACGTCGATCCGGTGAAAGAGCCGATTCCGGTTATCCCAACCTGTCACTACATGATGGGCGGTATTCCGACCAAAGTGACCGGTCAGGCGCTGACGGTGAACGAGAAAGGCGAAGATGTGGTTGTTCCGGGGCTGTTCGCGGTAGGTGAAATCGCTTGTGTATCGGTACACGGCGCTAACCGTCTTGGCGGCAACTCGCTGCTGGACCTGGTGGTCTTTGGTCGCGCAGCGGGCCTGCATCTGCAAGAGTCTATTGCCGAGCAGGGCGCACTGCGCGATGCCAGCGAGTCTGATGTTGAAGCGTCTCTGGAGCGTCTGAATCGCTGGAACAACAACCGTAATGGTGAAGATCCGGTGGCGATTCGTAAAGCACTGCAAGAATGTATGCAGCATAACTTCTCGGTCTTCCGTGAAGGTGATGCGATGGCAAAAGGGCTTGAGCAGTTGAAAGTGATCCGCGAGCGTTTGAAAAATGCCCGTCTGGATGACACTTCCAGCGAGTTCAACACCCAGCGCGTTGAATGCCTGGAACTGGATAACCTGATGGAAACGGCGTATGCAACGGCTGTTTCTGCCAACTTCCGTACCGAAAGCCGTGGCGCGCATAGCCGCTTCGACTTCCCGGATCGTGATGATGAAAACTGGCTGTGCCACTCCCTGTATCTGCCAGAGTCGGAATCCATGACGCGTCGAAGCGTCAATATGGAACCGAAACTGCGCCCGGCATTCCCGCCGAAGATTCGTACTTACTAA
- the sdhD gene encoding succinate dehydrogenase membrane anchor subunit, with the protein MVSNASALGRNGVHDFILVRATAIVLTLYIIYMVGFFATSGELTYEVWIGFFASAFTKVFTLLALFSILIHAWIGMWQVLTDYVKPLALRLMLQLVIVVALVVYVIYGFVVVWGV; encoded by the coding sequence ATGGTAAGCAACGCCTCCGCATTAGGACGCAATGGCGTACATGATTTCATCCTCGTTCGCGCTACCGCTATCGTCCTGACGCTTTACATCATTTATATGGTCGGTTTTTTCGCTACCAGTGGCGAGCTGACATATGAAGTCTGGATTGGTTTCTTCGCCTCTGCGTTCACCAAAGTGTTCACCCTGCTGGCGCTGTTTTCTATCTTGATCCATGCCTGGATCGGCATGTGGCAGGTGTTGACCGACTACGTTAAACCGCTGGCCTTGCGCCTGATGCTGCAACTGGTGATTGTCGTTGCACTGGTGGTTTACGTGATTTATGGATTCGTTGTGGTGTGGGGTGTGTGA
- the sdhC gene encoding succinate dehydrogenase cytochrome b556 subunit, whose product MWALFMIRNVKKQRPVNLDLQTIRFPVTAIASILHRVSGVITFVAVGILLWLLGTSLSSPEGFEQASAIMGSFFVKFIMWGILTALAYHVVVGIRHMMMDFGYLEETFEAGKRSAKISFVITVVLSLLAGVLVW is encoded by the coding sequence ATGTGGGCGTTATTCATGATAAGAAATGTGAAAAAACAAAGACCTGTTAATCTGGACCTACAGACCATCCGGTTCCCCGTCACGGCGATAGCGTCCATTCTCCATCGCGTTTCCGGTGTGATCACCTTTGTTGCAGTGGGCATCCTGCTGTGGCTTCTGGGTACCAGCCTCTCTTCCCCTGAAGGTTTCGAGCAAGCTTCCGCGATTATGGGCAGCTTCTTCGTCAAATTTATCATGTGGGGCATTCTTACCGCTCTGGCATATCACGTCGTCGTAGGTATTCGCCACATGATGATGGATTTTGGCTATCTGGAAGAAACATTCGAAGCGGGTAAACGCTCCGCCAAAATCTCCTTTGTTATTACTGTCGTGCTTTCACTTCTCGCAGGAGTCCTCGTATGGTAA
- a CDS encoding citrate synthase has product MADTKAKLTLNGDSAIELDVLKGTLGQDVIDIRSLGSKGMFTFDPGFTSTASCESKITFIDGDEGILLHRGFPIDQLATESSYLEVCYILLYGEKPTQEQYDEFKKTVTRHTMIHEQITRLFHAFRRDSHPMAVMCGITGALAAFYHDSLDVNNPRHREIAAYRLLSKMPTMAAMCYKYSIGQPFVYPRNDLSYAGNFLHMMFSTPCEPYEVNPILERAMDRILILHADHEQNASTSTVRTAGSSGANPFACIAAGIASLWGPAHGGANEAALKMLEEISSVKHIPEFMRRAKDKNDSFRLMGFGHRVYKNYDPRATVMRETCHEVLKELGSKDELLEVAMELEHIALNDPYFIEKKLYPNVDFYSGIILKAMGIPSSMFTVIFAMARTVGWIAHWNEMHSEGMKIARPRQLYTGYAQRDFKSDIKK; this is encoded by the coding sequence ATGGCTGATACAAAAGCAAAGCTCACTCTCAATGGTGATTCTGCTATTGAACTGGATGTGCTGAAAGGCACGCTCGGACAGGACGTTATCGACATTCGTAGCCTCGGCTCAAAAGGCATGTTTACTTTTGATCCTGGATTCACCTCTACTGCATCATGTGAATCTAAAATAACTTTTATTGATGGTGACGAAGGTATTTTGTTGCATCGCGGTTTCCCTATCGACCAGCTGGCAACCGAATCAAGTTATCTGGAAGTGTGCTATATCCTGCTTTATGGTGAGAAACCGACTCAGGAACAGTATGACGAGTTCAAAAAGACCGTTACCCGCCATACCATGATTCATGAGCAAATCACCCGCCTGTTCCACGCTTTCCGTCGCGACTCGCATCCAATGGCTGTTATGTGCGGTATCACTGGTGCCCTTGCAGCTTTCTATCATGACTCCCTGGATGTCAATAACCCACGTCATCGTGAGATTGCGGCTTATCGCCTGTTGTCAAAAATGCCAACCATGGCGGCAATGTGTTACAAATATTCTATTGGTCAGCCTTTTGTTTACCCACGTAACGATCTCTCTTACGCAGGCAACTTCCTGCATATGATGTTCTCTACGCCGTGTGAACCGTATGAAGTTAACCCCATTCTGGAACGCGCAATGGATCGTATTCTGATCCTGCATGCTGACCATGAACAGAACGCTTCTACCTCTACCGTGCGTACCGCTGGCTCTTCTGGTGCAAACCCGTTCGCCTGTATCGCCGCAGGTATTGCTTCTTTGTGGGGACCGGCACACGGCGGCGCCAACGAAGCTGCACTGAAAATGCTGGAAGAAATCAGCTCAGTGAAACACATTCCAGAATTTATGCGTCGTGCGAAAGATAAAAATGACTCTTTCCGCCTGATGGGCTTTGGTCACCGCGTCTATAAAAATTATGATCCACGTGCCACTGTAATGCGTGAAACCTGTCACGAAGTGCTGAAAGAGCTGGGCAGCAAAGATGAGTTGCTGGAAGTGGCGATGGAACTTGAGCACATTGCGCTGAACGACCCGTACTTTATCGAGAAGAAACTGTACCCGAACGTCGATTTCTATTCTGGTATTATCCTGAAAGCGATGGGTATTCCGTCTTCCATGTTTACCGTTATCTTTGCAATGGCACGTACCGTAGGCTGGATCGCCCACTGGAACGAAATGCACAGCGAAGGAATGAAAATCGCCCGCCCACGTCAGCTGTACACCGGCTACGCGCAGCGTGATTTTAAGTCGGATATTAAGAAGTAA
- a CDS encoding fimbrial protein, protein MFKGKTLIATAITLLLASTAYAADEGSGEIHFKGEVIEAPCEISQNDIDKQVELGQVSTNHINQAHHSDAIAVDIHLIHCDLENSNNGSGGKISKVSVTFDSSAKTTNADPILSNTSTGEATGVGVRLMNKNQSNITLGTATPDIELIPASTEQTLNFFAWMEQLDQATPVTPGAVTANATYVLEYK, encoded by the coding sequence ATGTTTAAAGGAAAAACATTGATCGCCACGGCAATAACTTTATTGCTTGCCTCTACTGCTTATGCTGCTGATGAAGGTTCCGGTGAAATTCATTTCAAAGGGGAAGTCATTGAAGCACCATGTGAAATTAGTCAGAACGACATTGATAAACAAGTTGAACTCGGTCAAGTTTCTACCAACCATATTAATCAGGCACACCACAGTGATGCGATTGCCGTTGATATTCATTTAATCCATTGTGATCTGGAAAATTCTAATAATGGTTCTGGCGGCAAAATCTCCAAAGTCTCCGTTACCTTTGATAGTTCAGCGAAAACGACCAATGCGGACCCAATCCTCAGTAATACCAGTACCGGAGAAGCAACGGGTGTCGGTGTTCGCTTAATGAATAAAAATCAGAGCAATATCACGTTAGGTACTGCGACCCCTGATATTGAACTGATCCCAGCCTCAACTGAGCAGACGCTGAACTTCTTCGCCTGGATGGAACAACTTGATCAAGCGACACCAGTAACGCCGGGGGCAGTCACGGCGAATGCAACCTACGTACTGGAATATAAGTAA